Proteins encoded together in one Lathyrus oleraceus cultivar Zhongwan6 chromosome 5, CAAS_Psat_ZW6_1.0, whole genome shotgun sequence window:
- the LOC127082685 gene encoding uncharacterized protein LOC127082685 codes for MDFGQRSVKKYNLINPKIDELKKLVSSIADPIGFRDRYGALISLLTLRMEEGLLQTLVQFYDPVYHCFTFPNYQLMPTLEEYAQLLHIPVADTVPFSGSEKLPEHSSLAKMLYMKKSEFKNNFTTKGGLPGFTAKFLMGKVSYFSSQGCDIIVEHLFALLIYGLLLFPNIEGFVDSYAIRIFLSGNPVPTLLGDTYHSIHYRTLKGGGTIVCCIPLLYKWFVSHLPKSATFWDRKEHNQDRYQQEFVPPNAPVFTNVPPVVHYTPHLGEPVYHGPTPSEDPGLNDRMDEFQDQFAELQKEIKALRGKELFGRDVNDMCLVLDVRMPAKFKLPEFEKYKGSSCPQTHLVMYVRKMSMYTNDQRMLIHCFQDSLTGAALRWYMGLDSSQIKTFNDLGEAFIKHYKYNLDNVPDRDQLRSMQQREKETFCEYAQRWREIAAQVVPPMEEKEMTKVFLKTLDTFYYERMIASAPTDFTDMVNMGVRLEEAVREGRLVREGSSSSSGAKRYVGFMKKKEQETNVVSYNHPRRINYPYHSQHQHIAAVTPVITSAPVQVQYPQQRTNRFQQNTQYQQQHQPQQHQHQLQQRPPQQQRRTNFDPIPMSYAELYPTLITKNLVQPRPRPPVPEVLPWWYKPEVSYPFHQNAPGHDLDNCFALKLEVQKLTRAGIPTFKSMGPNVKDNPMPSHGPSSVNNIEVCLNEQRVTKIEEIRQSLVEIHSVLCAHGLFQHDHQICGTCSVNSRGCRKIQDDLQGVLDQALIQISGQVSSPESQEQEVNVIIPCFNIPEKVEITYHPREPVVICPPGPMPYTSDKAVPYRYAATIIENGKEVEIKTLASVTNIAANSRMTRSGRVFAPPVIPSRNVEKDPVVVVPVTREEEGQTSNSTLDKETDELLRIIKLSDYKLVDQLLQTPSKISILSLLLNSAVHREELLKVLDQAFVEQDMTAEQFNNVVGSITSCNGLGFCDEELPEEGKNHNFALHISANCQGDSLSNILIDTGSSLNVMPKSTLLKLKYKGGQMRHSGIIVKAFDGSRKTVIGEVDLPIGIGPHVFQITFQVMDIVPAYSCLLGRPWIHEAGAITSTLHQKLKFVKNGQIVTVNGEQAMLISHLSSFSVIEVDETVVQTPFQALTINDYKKSEGSIASFKDAQQIVKTGPTEMWGKVIELPENVNHAGLGFVDGKQVQTSVVRPFKDIFHSGGFINMVAVEEDTFEGKTEDEGPRFVTPGAGRPAAAVSAVIAVIADVVADCAI; via the exons atggattttggacagagaagtgtgaaaaagtacaatctcatcaatccaaagatagatgaactaaagaaactggtttcttcgatcgcagatcctattggtttcagagacagatatggggcacttatatctttattgacacttaggatggaagaagggttattgcagacattagtacagttctatgatccagtctatcactgtttcacattcccaaactatcaactcatgcctacattggaagagtatgcccagttgcttcacatcccagttgctgatacagtacctttctctggttcagaaaagttacccgagcacagttctcttgcaaaaatgttgtacatgaagaagtcagaattcaagaataacttcaccaccaaaggaggacttccaggtttcactgccaagttcttaatggggaaggtttcttatttttccagtcaaggttgtgatattattgtggagcatctgttcgccttgttgatctacggtttgttactatttcctaatattgaaggttttgtggattcatatgctatacgcatcttcctaagtggtaatcctgttccaactttgctcggagacacctatcattccatccattaccgtactttgaaaggaggaggaaccatagtctgctgtataccgttactctacaaatggtttgtctctcatcttcctaagtcagctactttttgggatcgcaa GGAACATAATCAAGATAGATATCAACAAGAGTTCGTTCCACCAAATGCTCCTGTCTTCACTAATGTGCCTCCCGTTGTTCACTATACTCCTCACCTAGGAGAACCTGTCTATCACGGCCCTACCCCAAGTGAGGATCCTGGTCTCAATGATAGAATGGATGAATTCCAGGATCAGTTTGCGGaattacaaaaagagataaaagctcTTCGTGGGAAAGAACTGTTTGGCAGAGATGTAAATGATATGTGTTTGGTTCTAGACGTAAGGATGCCAGCAAAATTTAAACTACCAgaatttgaaaagtacaaaggaagTTCTTGTCCACAGACCCATTTGGTTATGTACGTGCGAAAGATGTCAATGTACACCAACGACCAAAGGATGCTCATTCATTGTTTTCAAGACAGCCTTACCGGTGCAGCTTTACGCtggtatatgggattagacagtTCTCAGATCAAGACTTTCAACGATTTAGGCGAGGCCTTTATCAAACATTACAAATACAACCTGGATAATGTGCCAgaccgagatcagttgaggtcCATGCAACAAAGAGAAAAGGAGACATTCTGTGAATACGCGCAAAGGTGGCGCGAAATTGCAGCACAGGTTGTTCCACCtatggaagaaaaggagatgacgaAAGTGTTCTTAAAGACTCTTGATACTttttattacgagaggatgattgCAAGCGCTCCTACAGACTTTACTGACATGGTAAACATGGGAGTCCGTTTAGAGGAAGCAGTTCGAGAAGGGCGTCTAGTTAGAGAAGGAAGTTCATCTTCAAGCGGGGCAAAGAGGTACGTCGGTTTTATGAAAAAGAAGGAACAAGAAACTAATGTTGTATCCTATAATCATCCAAGAAGGATCAATTATCCTTACCATTCCCAACACCAACATATAGCAGCCGTGACTCCAGTAATCACTTCCGCTCCAGTTCAAGTCCAATACCCTCAACAGCGTACCAACCGCTTCCAACAGAAtactcagtatcagcaacaacatcaacctcaacaacatcaacatcagtTACAACAACGTCCACCACAGCAACAAAGAAGAAccaattttgatccaattccgatgtcatatgcagaattgtatccaaCTTTGATCACTAAAAACCTTGTGCAACCACGACCACGACCTCCTGTACCAGAAGTGCTACcttggtggtacaagccagaggTATCTTATCCCTTTCATCAGAATGCTCCAGGTCATGACTTAGACAACTGTTTTGCTTTAAAGTTGGAAGTACAGAAGTTGACAAGAGCAGGTATCCCGACCTTCAAGAGCATGGGTCCCAATGTGAAGGACAATCCAATGCCAAGTCATGGTCCTTCATCAGTGAACAATATAGAAGTTTGTCTCAATGAACAACGTGTTACGAAGATAGAGGAGATTCGGCAGTCTTTGGTTGAAATTCATTCTGTTTTATGTGCTCATGGTCTATTCCAACATGACCACCAGATCTGTGGTACATGTTCAGTCAATTCAAGAGGTTGTAGAAAGATTCAAGATGATTTGCAAGGCGTCCTTGATCAGGCTTTGATTCAGATTTCTGGACAAGTGAGTTCTCCAGAATCACAAGAACAAGAGGTGAATGTCATCATTCCTTGCTTCAACATTCCAGAGAAAGTAGAGATAACTTATCATCCGAGGGAGCCAGTGGTGATTTGCCCTCCGGGCCCAATGCCTTACACTTCAGATAAAGCGGTCCCCTACCGCTATGCAGCAACTATTATTGAGAACGGTAAAGAGGTCGAGATTAAAACCTTAGCCTCAGTTACCAATATCGCAGCAAATAGCCGAATGACGCGCAGTGGCCGCGTGTTCGCTCCGCCGGTTATCCCAAGTAGAAATGTTGAGAAAGATCCAGTAGTCGTGGTACCAGTGACAAGAGAAGAAGAAGGGCAAACAAGCAATTCAACCCTTGACAAAGAAACAGATGAACTACTCAGAATTATCAAGCTCAGTGACTACAAATTGGTAGATCAGTTGCTacagacaccgtcaaaaatctcgaTCCTGTCCTTATTATTGAACTCAGCTGTCCACAGAGAAGAACTACTGAAGGTGCTTGATCAAGCCTTTGTAGAACAGGATATGACAGCAGAGCAGTTCAACAATGTTGTAGGCAGCATCACTTCGTGCAATGGCTTAggcttttgtgatgaagaactgCCAGAAGAAGGAAAGAATCACAACTTCGCTCTCCATATCTCAGCCAATTGTCAAGGGGATTCTTTGTCTAATATCCTAATTGACACCGGTTCATCTCTGAATGTCATGCCCAAGTCTACCTTGTTGAAGCTAAAGTACAAAGGGGGGCAAATGCGGCACAGTGGAATTATTGTGAAAGCGTTCGATGGATCAAGAAAAACAGTCATTGGAGAAGTTGATTTGCCTATTGGTATTGGACCACACGTattccagatcactttccaggttatggacataGTGCCAGCTTATAGCTGTCTGCTCGGACGcccatggattcacgaggcgggtGCCATTACATCCACGttacaccaaaagttaaagtttgtcaagaatgggcAAATAGTGACGGTTAATGGGGAGCAGGCTATGCTGATTAGCCACCTTTCATCGTTTAGTGTGATAGAAGTAGACGAGACGGTCGTTCAAACTCCATTTCAGGCCCTGACCATCAATGATTACAAGA